A genome region from Primulina eburnea isolate SZY01 chromosome 9, ASM2296580v1, whole genome shotgun sequence includes the following:
- the LOC140840761 gene encoding uncharacterized protein — protein sequence MPPKRKVSEGEDSSSSRVVDEFGSTDPLVAVEWIKALEVIFDHLKYEDKDRVSCAVFIIVKAACIWWNATKVGVDVTALKWQDFTNLFYNKYFPDAIQAWKVTEFLELRQGSMNVDEYILKFEEGCLFAPYIASNDKDNGAHFIRALRAAIRRDINMSKAVTFKEIVAKALLMLYFLLGMCYARRLLCMRVLFKLMSEWFMPI from the exons ATGCCTCCCAAGAGAAAGGtttcagagggtgaggatagttcctCATcaagagttgtcgacgagttcg gaagcactgatccattggtAGCTGTAGAGTGGATTAAAGCACTTGAGGTGATATTTGATCATCTCAAGTATGAAGATAAGGACAGAGTTAGTTGTGCAGTATTCATAATAGTCAAAGCTGCatgtatttggtggaatgctaccaaggtaggTGTTGATGTTACGGCATTAAAGTGGCAAGATTTCACAAATCTTTTCTACAACAAGTATTTCCCGGATGCAATTCAAGCTTGGAAAGTGACTGAGTTTTTAGAGCTTCGACAGGGAAGTATGAATGTTGACGAGTACATCTTAAAGTTTGAGGAGGGCTGTTTGTTTGCCCCATATATTGCCTCAAATGACAAGGACAATGGTGCTCATTTTATTAGAGCACTTCGAGCAGCGATCAGgagggacatcaatatgtctaagGCGGTGACATTTAAAGAGATTGTTGCTAAAGCATT GTTAATGTTGTATTTCCTTCTGGGGATGTGTTATGCCCGACGTCTATTATGTATGCGtgttctgttcaaattgatgagcgagtggtttatgcccATTTAG